A section of the Deinococcus terrestris genome encodes:
- a CDS encoding MetQ/NlpA family ABC transporter substrate-binding protein has translation MKTILILSVLALTPFASAGTLRVGATPVPHAELLEFVRPTLAKQGVNLVIREFTDYVQPNLALADGSIDVNFFQHLPYLQEFQKNRPLGLVAGAKVHVEPMGLYSRRVRSLRELRSGATVALPNDPSNSGQALKLLERAGLIRLKPGVGVQATVRDITANVGRLRFRELEAAQLPRALADVDAAVINTNYALEAGLNPLKDALIFEDRRSPYANLLVAKPSTLKNSDYLKLVRVLQSPEVRAFILKKYGGAVVPAF, from the coding sequence ATGAAAACCATCCTGATTCTGTCCGTTCTCGCCCTGACCCCCTTCGCCTCTGCCGGGACCCTGCGTGTGGGCGCCACGCCCGTGCCGCACGCCGAGCTGCTGGAGTTCGTGAGGCCCACCCTCGCCAAGCAGGGCGTCAACCTCGTGATCCGCGAGTTCACCGACTACGTGCAGCCCAACCTCGCGCTGGCGGACGGCAGCATCGACGTGAACTTCTTCCAGCACCTCCCCTACCTGCAGGAGTTCCAGAAGAACCGCCCGCTGGGGCTGGTCGCCGGGGCGAAGGTGCATGTGGAGCCCATGGGCCTGTACAGCCGCCGGGTGCGGTCGCTGCGGGAGCTGCGCTCCGGGGCCACCGTCGCCCTGCCCAACGACCCCAGCAACAGCGGGCAGGCCCTGAAGCTGCTGGAGCGGGCCGGGCTGATTCGCCTCAAACCCGGCGTGGGCGTGCAGGCGACCGTGCGCGACATCACGGCCAACGTTGGGCGCCTGCGCTTCCGCGAGCTGGAAGCCGCGCAGCTTCCCCGTGCCCTGGCCGATGTGGACGCGGCGGTCATCAATACCAACTACGCGCTGGAGGCGGGACTCAACCCCCTGAAAGACGCGCTGATTTTCGAAGACCGCCGCAGTCCCTACGCGAACCTGCTCGTCGCCAAACCCTCGACCCTGAAAAACTCGGATTATCTCAAGCTGGTGCGGGTGCTCCAGAGCCCCGAGGTGAGGGCCTTTATCCTGAAGAAGTACGGGGGGGCGGTCGTCCCGGCCTTCTGA
- a CDS encoding baeRF10 domain-containing protein, with protein sequence MITPDDLKRIRSLPENGSVLMAVVHVNPADQDNHGDALTTRVKSALNDLGVPPTLAGRLLDDVARAREARGKSAVYVLGEDVDERFDVQLDLPERFHFGRPLPTLVENAAHALPRVGVLAVDRDWARLFVFDQGELTEVRRERNTELEDLERDNYTESTTAVPGAPGAARAQDGSGFSAQGSGPRSDSGAELYQRHVDALQQRFYNETAGELSGELKARGLKHLVLVGPVARLAEFRAEIPATASFEVIGETNVEVGTGSAPEQTIIDRLPPLLEDFARQDEARLMEQLQEQGVMEMERVLEMVQQGRIYQLVIPEDGSGLHIFRSHNPEVPYFTARKDVQDSPLDGSLMTRVTLEEVLPQLQELYGLEVRRVHGDHAGKLVREYGGLAGLPRY encoded by the coding sequence ATGATCACGCCCGACGACCTCAAGCGTATCCGCAGCCTGCCCGAGAACGGCTCAGTCCTGATGGCGGTGGTCCACGTCAACCCCGCCGATCAGGACAACCACGGCGACGCCCTCACCACCCGCGTCAAGAGCGCCCTGAACGACCTTGGGGTGCCGCCCACCCTGGCCGGGCGGTTGCTCGACGACGTGGCCCGTGCCCGCGAGGCCCGTGGCAAGAGTGCCGTGTACGTGCTGGGCGAGGACGTGGACGAACGCTTCGACGTGCAACTCGACTTGCCCGAGCGCTTCCATTTCGGGCGGCCCCTCCCGACCCTGGTCGAGAACGCGGCCCACGCCCTGCCCCGCGTGGGGGTGCTGGCGGTCGACCGCGACTGGGCGCGGCTCTTCGTCTTCGACCAGGGCGAGCTGACCGAGGTGCGCCGCGAGCGCAACACCGAGCTGGAGGACCTGGAGCGCGACAACTACACCGAATCCACCACCGCCGTGCCCGGCGCTCCTGGCGCCGCCCGTGCCCAGGACGGCAGTGGCTTCAGCGCCCAGGGCAGCGGGCCGCGCAGCGACAGCGGCGCCGAGCTCTACCAGCGCCACGTCGACGCCCTCCAACAGCGCTTCTACAACGAGACGGCGGGCGAGCTGTCCGGGGAGCTGAAAGCCCGTGGCCTGAAGCATCTGGTCCTCGTCGGGCCGGTCGCCCGGCTGGCCGAGTTCCGCGCCGAGATTCCCGCCACCGCCTCCTTCGAGGTGATCGGGGAGACGAACGTGGAGGTCGGTACCGGCAGCGCCCCCGAGCAGACCATCATCGACCGATTGCCCCCCCTGCTGGAAGACTTCGCCCGGCAGGACGAGGCCCGGCTGATGGAGCAGCTTCAGGAGCAGGGCGTCATGGAGATGGAGCGCGTGCTGGAGATGGTGCAGCAGGGCCGCATCTACCAGCTCGTGATTCCGGAGGACGGCTCGGGGCTCCATATCTTCCGCAGCCACAACCCCGAGGTGCCCTACTTCACGGCCCGCAAGGACGTGCAGGACAGTCCCCTCGACGGTTCCCTGATGACGCGGGTGACGCTGGAAGAGGTGCTGCCGCAGTTGCAGGAACTGTACGGGCTGGAGGTCCGGCGCGTCCACGGCGACCACGCCGGGAAGCTGGTCCGGGAATACGGCGGGCTCGCCGGGCTGCCGCGCTACTGA